Proteins encoded by one window of Rhodobacteraceae bacterium IMCC1335:
- a CDS encoding AMP-binding protein — translation MRYFDGLETQTSEQRAAYIAEALPAQIAHAKQLPGYADRFKRVTASEITDLHALASLPILRKSELSKAQKPGNILGGFVQKPLFEFSHIFQSPGPLYEPGGTGHDWWRMGRFLHAAGIGRGDIVQNCFGYHLTPAGMIFENGARAVGAAVLPAGVGQTDLQVRAAVDIGTTAYAGTPDYLKIILDKADEMGESLSIRKAVVGGGALFPALRQEYTDRGIACLQCYATADLGNIAYESPAQEGMIVDEGVLVEIVTPGTGTPVADGEVGEVVATVLNPDYPLIRFATGDLSAVLPGKSPCGRSNLRIKGWMGRADQTTKIKGMFVRPEQVAALVASHHALDRARIIARRNGAMDEMIVQLETTLSAASDFDGLVKSHLKLTGNVELVAPGSLPRDGLVIEDQRVYE, via the coding sequence ATGCGCTATTTCGACGGCCTTGAAACCCAAACATCAGAGCAACGTGCCGCCTATATTGCGGAGGCTTTGCCCGCACAAATAGCCCATGCCAAGCAATTGCCGGGCTACGCGGATCGGTTCAAGCGGGTGACGGCCAGCGAAATTACGGATCTGCACGCATTGGCAAGCCTACCAATTTTGCGAAAATCAGAATTAAGCAAAGCGCAAAAGCCGGGAAATATTTTAGGCGGATTTGTCCAAAAACCCCTCTTCGAATTCAGCCATATATTCCAATCCCCGGGCCCCCTTTATGAACCGGGCGGCACCGGGCATGATTGGTGGCGCATGGGCCGGTTTTTACACGCGGCAGGCATTGGGCGGGGGGATATCGTTCAGAACTGTTTTGGCTATCATTTAACCCCTGCTGGAATGATTTTTGAAAATGGCGCACGGGCGGTCGGTGCTGCGGTTTTACCTGCGGGCGTCGGGCAGACCGATCTGCAGGTGCGCGCTGCGGTCGATATTGGCACAACCGCCTATGCGGGCACTCCGGATTATTTAAAGATTATTTTGGATAAAGCCGATGAGATGGGGGAAAGCTTATCAATCCGCAAAGCGGTTGTGGGTGGCGGAGCGTTATTCCCCGCGCTGCGGCAGGAATATACCGATCGCGGTATTGCCTGTTTGCAATGTTATGCAACGGCGGATCTTGGCAACATCGCGTATGAATCACCCGCCCAAGAGGGTATGATCGTTGATGAAGGTGTGCTGGTGGAAATCGTGACGCCCGGGACTGGCACGCCAGTCGCGGATGGCGAGGTGGGAGAAGTTGTGGCTACGGTCCTGAACCCTGATTATCCCCTTATTCGTTTTGCAACGGGTGATCTTAGCGCCGTATTGCCCGGTAAATCACCCTGCGGGCGCAGCAATCTGCGGATAAAGGGCTGGATGGGCCGCGCCGATCAAACCACCAAAATAAAGGGCATGTTCGTGCGCCCCGAACAAGTGGCGGCATTGGTGGCCTCGCATCATGCTTTGGATCGTGCGCGCATCATTGCCCGGCGAAACGGTGCTATGGATGAAATGATAGTGCAGCTGGAAACCACCCTATCCGCGGCCTCTGATTTTGACGGTTTGGTGAAAAGTCACCTTAAGCTGACGGGCAATGTTGAGCTTGTGGCCCCCGGCAGCTTACCGCGCGACGGTTTGGTGATCGAAGACCAACGCGTATACGAGTAG
- a CDS encoding FAD-dependent oxidoreductase: MGLPIVVIGAGICGVSSALWLQRSGHRVILIDKTAPGMGASFGNAGLLAQWAVTPVTTPGLWQALPKYALNPASPLFIKWQYLPKLAPWLWKFLQQANDSSAKAASAALGPIVLDAVDQHKALARGSSAESWIADSQFSYAYRDHKAFQKDRYAWDLKQAAGLVPDVLNGADVQDAEPALGPAIQCLAILKGQGHILNPLGYITALAKAFEAQGGVFRQTSVTGFEKQNGRIRSVLTEGGPINCDKAVITAGIWSKELMGKLGLNIPLETERGYHVMFKNPSQMPRNPMMMTTGKFAVTPMQDGLRCAGTVEFGGIKLGPSKAPIQLLRRRMAEAFPQMTYDSSEEWMGFRPSTPDSLPLIGELASSGIYTAFGHQHVGLTAGPKTGRLIADLITGRLPNIDMRPYDPARYAAIAAR; encoded by the coding sequence ATGGGGCTACCGATTGTGGTAATTGGCGCGGGCATTTGTGGCGTGTCCAGCGCGCTTTGGTTGCAACGCAGCGGCCATAGGGTGATTTTAATCGATAAAACAGCGCCTGGAATGGGGGCTTCATTTGGCAATGCTGGGTTGCTGGCGCAATGGGCGGTAACGCCCGTCACCACGCCGGGTCTTTGGCAGGCGCTACCGAAATACGCGCTTAACCCGGCCAGCCCTTTATTCATCAAATGGCAATATCTGCCCAAATTGGCGCCTTGGCTGTGGAAATTCCTGCAACAGGCCAATGACAGCAGCGCCAAAGCTGCCAGCGCGGCTTTGGGCCCAATTGTATTGGATGCTGTCGACCAACATAAGGCACTGGCACGAGGCAGCTCGGCCGAAAGCTGGATCGCTGACAGCCAATTCAGCTACGCGTATCGCGATCACAAAGCCTTTCAAAAAGATCGCTATGCATGGGATTTGAAACAAGCGGCCGGTCTGGTGCCCGACGTTCTAAACGGCGCAGATGTGCAAGATGCAGAACCAGCTTTGGGCCCTGCCATTCAATGTTTGGCGATCTTGAAAGGCCAGGGGCATATTCTTAACCCTTTGGGATATATCACGGCTTTGGCCAAAGCCTTTGAAGCGCAAGGGGGCGTGTTTCGCCAAACAAGCGTCACGGGTTTTGAAAAACAAAACGGGCGCATACGATCCGTTTTAACCGAAGGGGGCCCGATTAACTGTGACAAAGCCGTGATCACTGCCGGCATTTGGTCAAAAGAGTTGATGGGAAAATTGGGGCTGAATATCCCCTTAGAAACCGAACGCGGATATCACGTGATGTTTAAAAACCCATCACAGATGCCGCGCAATCCGATGATGATGACAACTGGAAAATTTGCAGTGACCCCGATGCAAGACGGGTTGCGCTGCGCCGGTACGGTCGAGTTTGGCGGGATTAAACTGGGGCCCAGCAAAGCGCCAATTCAATTGCTGCGCCGCCGCATGGCAGAGGCTTTTCCACAGATGACCTATGACAGCAGCGAAGAATGGATGGGCTTTCGACCGTCAACCCCAGACAGTCTGCCGCTGATCGGAGAGCTGGCCAGCAGCGGGATTTACACCGCCTTTGGCCACCAACATGTTGGGTTAACCGCAGGGCCTAAAACCGGGCGATTGATCGCAGATTTGATCACTGGGCGTTTGCCAAATATCGATATGCGCCCCTATGACCCGGCGCGCTATGCGGCGATTGCGGCGCGCTAA
- a CDS encoding glutamate--tRNA ligase, translated as MTITRFAPSPTGYLHVGNMRAALMNYLIARKDDGQFILRIDDTDPERSKESFVEAIKEDLTWLGLQWDRIERQSERLAAYDAAAQRLKDSGRLYECFETPVELDLKRKKQLNMGKPPVYDRAALGLSAAEKAALRAERGQGHWRFKLEHQRIEWTDAILGDISIDAASVSDPVLIRGDGQYLYTLASVVDDIEMEITNVVRGSDHVTNTATQIQMMQALGGNIPKFGHHSLLTGPLGEALSKRLGTLALRDLRSEGIAPAALISLMARLGSSQPVELQTDLAAVAAGFELAHFGSAPTKLDVQDLRPLTARYLQTLPLEDVADQIERLGVPDELAAQFWQVTRENITTLHDLPAWWELFSKGAAPVINPEDKEFVAQAMALLPDGPYDAQSWSSWTADVKAATGRKGKSLFMPLRLALTGQSHGPDMSAVLPLLQVINAKP; from the coding sequence ATGACCATCACACGCTTTGCCCCTTCCCCGACCGGATATTTGCACGTTGGCAATATGCGCGCTGCTTTGATGAATTACCTGATTGCGCGCAAAGATGACGGCCAGTTTATTTTACGCATCGACGATACGGATCCTGAACGCTCAAAGGAAAGCTTTGTTGAGGCGATCAAAGAAGATCTAACGTGGTTGGGCTTGCAATGGGATCGTATCGAGCGCCAATCCGAGCGTTTGGCCGCCTATGATGCAGCGGCGCAGCGCCTCAAAGATAGCGGGCGCCTTTATGAATGTTTTGAAACTCCGGTCGAGCTGGATTTAAAACGCAAGAAACAACTGAATATGGGCAAGCCGCCTGTCTATGATCGCGCCGCGCTTGGCCTAAGCGCGGCTGAAAAAGCGGCGCTGCGCGCAGAACGGGGGCAGGGGCATTGGCGCTTTAAGCTAGAGCACCAGCGAATTGAATGGACCGATGCAATTTTGGGTGATATTTCAATCGACGCGGCCAGCGTGTCTGATCCGGTTTTGATCCGCGGCGATGGTCAATATCTTTATACTTTGGCCTCGGTTGTAGATGATATCGAAATGGAGATCACCAATGTGGTGCGCGGATCTGACCATGTGACCAATACGGCTACGCAAATTCAGATGATGCAGGCGCTTGGCGGGAATATCCCAAAATTTGGCCATCACTCATTGCTGACAGGCCCGCTTGGCGAAGCCTTATCAAAACGGCTTGGCACCTTGGCTTTGCGCGATTTGCGATCCGAGGGCATCGCCCCTGCCGCTTTGATCAGCTTGATGGCGCGTCTGGGATCCAGCCAACCGGTTGAGCTGCAAACCGATTTAGCTGCCGTGGCCGCCGGCTTCGAGCTGGCGCATTTTGGCTCTGCGCCGACCAAATTGGATGTGCAGGATTTGCGTCCGTTGACGGCGCGCTATCTACAAACGCTACCGCTGGAAGATGTGGCTGATCAGATCGAGCGGTTGGGGGTTCCGGATGAACTGGCCGCGCAATTCTGGCAGGTGACGCGCGAGAATATCACCACTTTGCATGATTTACCCGCCTGGTGGGAGTTGTTTTCGAAAGGCGCAGCCCCAGTAATCAACCCAGAAGACAAAGAATTTGTAGCGCAAGCGATGGCACTTTTGCCCGATGGCCCTTATGACGCGCAAAGCTGGTCATCTTGGACCGCAGACGTCAAGGCAGCGACAGGGCGCAAGGGCAAAAGCTTGTTTATGCCGCTGCGTTTGGCCTTAACGGGGCAAAGCCACGGGCCAGATATGTCGGCCGTGCTGCCTTTGCTGCAAGTTATCAACGCCAAGCCTTGA
- a CDS encoding DUF1244 domain-containing protein: MDDQTQLELDAAAFRALRAHLMEKRPDVQNIDLMNLAGFCRNCLSRWYQEAAQDRGIEMSKDQAREAFYGMPMEVWKAQHQTDASAEKQKAFTQAFVENVKAPD; encoded by the coding sequence ATGGATGATCAAACGCAGCTTGAATTAGACGCCGCCGCCTTTCGGGCTCTGCGCGCACATTTGATGGAAAAGCGCCCAGATGTTCAAAATATTGACCTGATGAACTTGGCAGGGTTTTGCAGAAATTGCCTTTCGCGTTGGTATCAAGAGGCGGCCCAAGACCGAGGGATTGAGATGTCAAAAGACCAAGCGCGTGAAGCGTTTTACGGCATGCCGATGGAGGTTTGGAAAGCCCAGCATCAAACCGATGCCAGCGCTGAAAAACAAAAGGCCTTCACGCAAGCTTTTGTAGAGAACGTCAAAGCCCCTGATTAA
- the pyk gene encoding pyruvate kinase, with amino-acid sequence MRRLRNVKIVATLGPASQSYDMIRALHEAGADVFRLNMSHGTHAEIAERHKIIRKVEDDLSSPIAILADLQGPKLRVGEFASGAEDLVEGDRFRVDLDPAAGDKTRVQLPHEEIFSALKLGAHLLVNDGKIKLKVEECGADFADCRVLNGGTISNRKGVNVPDVVLPLAALSEKDRADLDFVCDLGVDWLALSFVQRPEDLTEARELVRGRAALLSKIEKPSAVEQFDAILKVSDGIMVARGDLGVELPVQNVPPIQKRLVRKCRAAAKPVIVATQMLESMIESPMPTRAEVSDVATAIYEGSDAIMLSAESAAGGYPVEAVTTMNNVAVEVESDPTYTEILESSRKAKRHTVADAIVAAAREIAETTDVKAICCYTQSGTTALLTARERPRVPIIAMTSEIGTSRRLALSWGINCVRSGPKERFKEAVVSAVRAALSQGFAEENDQVVVTAGVPFNIPGTTNILRVAPCNERMIYSTDPE; translated from the coding sequence ATGAGACGCCTGCGCAATGTAAAAATTGTAGCCACGCTGGGGCCTGCCTCGCAAAGTTATGACATGATCCGCGCTTTACATGAAGCAGGGGCAGATGTTTTTCGGTTGAATATGAGCCATGGCACGCATGCCGAGATCGCCGAACGTCATAAAATCATCCGCAAGGTTGAAGATGACCTGTCCAGCCCGATCGCCATTTTGGCCGATTTACAAGGCCCAAAATTGCGGGTCGGAGAATTTGCCTCAGGCGCTGAAGATTTGGTCGAAGGAGATCGGTTCCGGGTGGATCTTGATCCGGCGGCGGGGGATAAAACCCGCGTACAACTGCCCCATGAAGAGATTTTTTCAGCGCTTAAACTGGGAGCTCATCTGCTAGTGAATGATGGAAAAATCAAATTGAAAGTGGAAGAGTGCGGCGCCGATTTTGCCGATTGTCGGGTGTTGAACGGTGGGACGATTTCAAACCGCAAGGGCGTGAATGTGCCGGATGTGGTTTTGCCTTTGGCAGCTTTGTCAGAAAAAGATCGCGCCGATTTAGATTTCGTCTGCGATTTGGGCGTGGATTGGTTGGCCTTGTCTTTTGTGCAGCGCCCGGAAGATTTAACCGAGGCGCGCGAATTGGTGCGCGGTCGCGCGGCCTTGCTTTCAAAAATTGAAAAACCTTCAGCGGTTGAGCAATTTGACGCGATTTTGAAAGTTTCTGATGGCATTATGGTGGCGCGCGGAGATCTTGGGGTGGAATTACCGGTACAGAATGTGCCGCCGATCCAGAAGCGTTTGGTGCGCAAATGTCGCGCAGCGGCGAAACCGGTGATTGTGGCCACGCAAATGCTGGAGTCGATGATTGAGAGCCCAATGCCCACGCGGGCTGAAGTGTCTGATGTGGCCACGGCGATTTACGAAGGCTCGGATGCGATTATGCTATCAGCTGAATCGGCAGCCGGTGGCTATCCAGTTGAGGCCGTGACCACAATGAACAATGTCGCAGTCGAGGTGGAAAGCGATCCAACTTATACTGAAATTTTGGAATCCTCGCGCAAAGCCAAACGCCATACGGTGGCAGATGCGATTGTCGCCGCGGCGCGGGAAATTGCCGAAACCACGGATGTGAAGGCGATATGCTGCTATACGCAATCGGGCACAACCGCGCTGTTAACCGCGCGCGAGCGTCCGCGTGTGCCCATTATTGCGATGACGTCAGAAATCGGAACGTCGCGGCGTTTGGCGCTAAGCTGGGGTATCAATTGTGTGCGCTCAGGCCCCAAAGAACGCTTTAAGGAAGCGGTGGTCAGCGCCGTGCGGGCAGCGTTGTCACAAGGGTTTGCCGAAGAAAATGATCAGGTGGTTGTAACAGCGGGTGTGCCGTTCAATATTCCGGGCACCACGAATATTTTGCGTGTGGCACCGTGCAATGAGCGGATGATTTATTCCACCGATCCAGAATAG
- the rpmI gene encoding 50S ribosomal protein L35, which translates to MPKMKTKSSCKKRFKVTANGRVKTGQAGKRHGMIKRTRKFIRNARGTTVMSTPDERIVKSMMPYSR; encoded by the coding sequence ATGCCTAAGATGAAGACCAAATCGAGCTGCAAAAAGCGGTTCAAAGTCACCGCGAATGGCCGTGTGAAAACCGGTCAAGCCGGCAAACGCCACGGAATGATCAAACGGACCCGTAAATTTATCCGCAACGCCCGCGGCACAACAGTGATGTCAACGCCTGACGAAAGAATCGTCAAGTCGATGATGCCCTATTCGCGCTGA
- the rplT gene encoding 50S ribosomal protein L20: protein MSRVKGGTVTHARHKKIVKAAKGYYGRRKNTFKVAAQAVDKANQYATRDRHNRKRNFRALWIQRINAAVRSNDEAMTYSRFINGLGLAGIEVDRKVLADLAVHEPAAFEAIVLQAKAALA from the coding sequence ATGTCACGCGTTAAAGGTGGTACCGTAACCCACGCCCGTCACAAGAAAATCGTAAAAGCTGCAAAAGGCTATTATGGACGCCGTAAAAACACGTTTAAAGTCGCGGCGCAGGCGGTTGATAAAGCCAATCAATATGCAACTCGCGACCGGCATAACCGGAAGCGCAACTTCCGGGCATTGTGGATCCAGCGGATCAACGCGGCCGTGCGTAGCAATGATGAGGCGATGACCTATTCGCGCTTTATCAATGGGCTTGGACTGGCCGGTATCGAAGTTGACCGGAAGGTTCTGGCCGATCTGGCCGTGCATGAGCCGGCAGCGTTTGAGGCAATTGTCTTGCAAGCCAAGGCGGCCTTGGCCTAA
- the pheS gene encoding phenylalanine--tRNA ligase subunit alpha, translated as MDGLREKYIAAIAAAQDESALEETRLAAVGKKGEVSLKLRELGKMTPEERQVAGPALNALKEELNSALTARKAALADAALDERLRTEWLDVTLPARDQRRGTIHPISQVTEEVTAIFADMGFGVAEGPRIDTDWYNFDALNIPGHHPARAEMDTFYMHRAEGDDRPPHVLRTHTSPVQIRTMEKTGAPVRVICPGGVYRADYDQTHTPMFHQVEGLAIDKDISMANLKWVLEEFVKAYFEVEDVELRFRASHFPFTEPSAEVDIRCSWAGGQLKVGEGDDWLEILGSGMVHPKVLQAGGIDPEQWQGFAFGMGIDRIAMLKYGIPDLRAFFDSDLRWLRHYGFSSLDQPNLHGGLS; from the coding sequence ATGGATGGTCTACGCGAAAAATATATAGCGGCGATCGCGGCTGCGCAGGATGAAAGCGCCTTGGAAGAAACCCGCCTCGCAGCAGTTGGAAAAAAAGGCGAGGTCAGTCTGAAGCTGCGCGAATTGGGTAAGATGACACCCGAAGAGCGGCAAGTGGCGGGCCCGGCGCTGAACGCGTTAAAAGAAGAGCTGAATTCGGCGCTGACGGCGCGTAAAGCTGCGCTGGCTGATGCCGCGTTGGACGAGCGTCTGCGCACTGAATGGTTGGACGTTACTTTGCCAGCGCGCGATCAGCGCCGCGGTACGATCCATCCGATTTCGCAGGTAACCGAAGAAGTCACGGCGATTTTTGCCGATATGGGTTTCGGCGTGGCTGAAGGCCCGCGGATTGATACAGATTGGTATAATTTTGACGCGTTGAATATCCCCGGGCATCACCCGGCGCGGGCTGAAATGGATACGTTTTACATGCATCGCGCAGAGGGTGATGATCGCCCCCCCCACGTGCTGCGCACGCATACCAGCCCGGTACAAATTCGGACGATGGAAAAAACGGGCGCGCCAGTGCGGGTGATTTGCCCGGGCGGCGTGTATCGCGCAGATTATGATCAGACCCATACCCCGATGTTTCATCAGGTAGAAGGTTTGGCAATTGATAAAGATATTTCCATGGCCAATCTCAAATGGGTTTTGGAAGAATTTGTAAAAGCCTATTTTGAAGTTGAGGATGTTGAGTTGCGATTCCGCGCCTCGCATTTCCCGTTTACGGAACCTTCAGCCGAGGTGGATATCCGTTGCAGTTGGGCCGGCGGGCAGTTGAAAGTTGGCGAGGGTGATGACTGGCTGGAAATTCTGGGCTCTGGCATGGTGCATCCCAAAGTGCTGCAAGCCGGTGGCATCGATCCGGAGCAGTGGCAGGGGTTCGCCTTTGGTATGGGCATCGATCGCATCGCCATGCTGAAATATGGAATTCCGGATTTACGGGCATTCTTCGATAGTGATTTACGATGGCTGCGTCATTACGGGTTTTCCAGCCTAGATCAGCCCAATTTACACGGAGGCCTGTCATGA
- a CDS encoding phenylalanine--tRNA ligase subunit beta — MKFTLSWLKEHLETDAALDDILYALTDLGLEVEEVSNPADRLSDFRIGKVIAAEQHPDADKLRVCQVSTDQGELQIICGAPNARAGITVVVATPGTYVPGIDTTIGVGKIRGVESFGMMCSEREMELSDEHDGIIELPSGEVGQSFVDYLAENDPSKVDTVIEIAITPNRPDALGVRGIARDLAARGLGALKPYPVEPVMGQFPCPISVTIDEDTQAQCPVFFGRVIRGVKNGPSPAWLQDRLKAIGLRPISALVDITNFFTYDNNRPLHVFDADKVEGSALRVHRATGGEVFAALDDKEYTLSEGMTVISDAAGVESLGGIMGGLHSGCSESTTSVFLEAAFFETVRTAHTGRALKINSDARYRFERGIDPAWTPLGVESATAMILDLCGGEASEVVMAGAMPDHARAYRLDTDRIQSLVGMEIPEATQRQSLTALGFVLDGKTAHVPSWRPDVLGEADLVEEVARIASLTKLQGKPLPRVLPGVPKPILSPVQKREQAARRAGAALGFHECVSYSFIDQAAAALFGAGSDATRLENPISADMSHMRPDLLPGLLAAARRNQARGFADLALFEIGPVFSGGEPEEQDLQIAGLLIGRSAPKDVHASDRDVDLFDVKADALAILGAIGAPAKTQIRRGAASWWHPGRHGQICLGPKKTLAVFGELHPKILAAFDIKGPAVAFTIWPNEVPLPRNSSATRPALELKDLQAVERDFAFVVDHKTEAMDLVNAAQGADKTLITDVRVFDEFIGGSLGVDRKSIAIRVRLQPIKVTLTDAEIEAVGSKIVAKVASATGGVLRV, encoded by the coding sequence ATGAAGTTCACGCTCTCTTGGCTGAAAGAGCATCTGGAAACTGATGCTGCATTAGACGATATTTTATACGCCTTGACCGATCTCGGGCTTGAAGTGGAAGAGGTGTCAAACCCGGCGGATCGGTTGAGTGATTTCCGCATTGGCAAGGTGATTGCGGCCGAGCAACACCCGGATGCGGATAAACTGCGCGTCTGCCAAGTAAGCACTGATCAGGGTGAGTTGCAGATTATTTGCGGCGCGCCAAATGCGCGCGCGGGCATCACCGTGGTGGTTGCCACGCCGGGAACCTATGTGCCAGGCATAGATACTACGATCGGGGTCGGCAAAATTCGCGGTGTCGAAAGCTTTGGCATGATGTGTTCCGAGCGCGAAATGGAATTAAGCGACGAGCATGACGGGATTATTGAATTGCCATCTGGCGAAGTCGGGCAAAGTTTTGTCGATTATTTGGCTGAAAATGATCCATCGAAAGTGGATACAGTGATTGAAATTGCGATCACGCCAAATCGCCCAGATGCGCTGGGCGTGCGGGGGATTGCGCGCGATTTGGCCGCCCGCGGGCTGGGCGCGTTGAAACCCTATCCGGTCGAACCGGTTATGGGCCAGTTTCCCTGCCCAATCTCGGTTACGATTGATGAGGATACGCAAGCGCAATGCCCGGTGTTTTTTGGCCGGGTTATTCGCGGGGTCAAAAATGGCCCCAGCCCTGCCTGGTTGCAAGATCGGCTGAAAGCGATCGGCCTGCGTCCGATCTCGGCGCTGGTCGATATCACGAATTTTTTCACCTATGATAACAACCGGCCCTTGCACGTGTTTGATGCGGATAAGGTTGAAGGTTCAGCCTTGCGTGTCCACCGCGCGACGGGCGGCGAAGTTTTCGCCGCTTTGGATGATAAAGAATATACTTTGAGCGAAGGTATGACGGTGATTTCCGATGCCGCCGGGGTGGAAAGCTTGGGCGGAATTATGGGGGGATTGCATAGTGGCTGCTCTGAGAGCACAACGTCTGTGTTTCTGGAAGCGGCGTTTTTTGAAACGGTGCGTACCGCCCATACGGGGCGCGCGTTGAAAATTAACTCTGATGCGCGTTATCGGTTTGAACGCGGTATCGATCCGGCTTGGACACCCTTAGGCGTTGAATCTGCCACGGCGATGATCCTAGATTTATGCGGCGGTGAAGCCTCTGAGGTGGTGATGGCGGGAGCGATGCCAGATCATGCGCGCGCCTATCGGTTGGATACGGATCGTATTCAATCTTTGGTTGGTATGGAAATCCCCGAGGCTACGCAGCGCCAAAGCCTGACAGCGCTTGGCTTTGTGCTGGATGGCAAAACGGCGCATGTGCCCAGTTGGCGCCCGGATGTTCTGGGCGAGGCGGATTTGGTGGAAGAGGTTGCGCGGATAGCCTCCTTAACAAAATTGCAGGGCAAGCCCTTGCCCCGGGTCTTACCAGGTGTGCCCAAACCGATTTTATCGCCCGTGCAAAAACGCGAGCAAGCTGCCCGGCGCGCAGGCGCGGCTTTGGGCTTTCACGAATGCGTAAGCTATTCATTTATCGATCAAGCCGCCGCCGCGCTTTTTGGCGCTGGTAGTGATGCAACCCGGCTTGAAAACCCGATCAGCGCGGATATGAGCCATATGCGCCCTGATCTGTTGCCCGGGCTATTGGCTGCCGCCCGGCGCAACCAAGCGCGGGGGTTTGCAGATCTTGCCTTGTTTGAAATTGGCCCCGTCTTTAGCGGCGGTGAACCCGAGGAACAAGATTTGCAAATTGCTGGTCTTTTGATTGGGCGCAGCGCTCCCAAAGACGTGCATGCCTCTGATCGCGATGTGGATCTTTTTGACGTTAAAGCCGATGCTCTGGCGATTCTTGGTGCAATTGGAGCGCCTGCGAAAACGCAGATACGGCGCGGCGCGGCTTCCTGGTGGCATCCGGGGCGGCATGGTCAGATTTGTTTGGGTCCGAAAAAAACATTGGCGGTATTTGGTGAGCTGCATCCCAAAATATTGGCGGCTTTTGACATTAAAGGGCCGGCCGTTGCCTTCACCATTTGGCCCAATGAGGTGCCTTTGCCGCGCAACAGCTCGGCCACGCGGCCCGCACTGGAATTAAAAGATTTACAAGCGGTCGAGCGTGATTTTGCTTTTGTCGTCGATCATAAAACTGAGGCAATGGATTTGGTAAACGCGGCGCAAGGCGCGGATAAAACGCTGATTACCGATGTGCGCGTGTTCGACGAATTTATCGGTGGCAGCTTGGGGGTTGATCGAAAATCAATCGCTATTCGCGTGCGCTTACAGCCCATAAAGGTGACGCTGACAGATGCCGAGATTGAAGCCGTGGGGTCCAAAATTGTGGCCAAAGTGGCCTCTGCAACGGGCGGCGTTTTACGGGTGTAA
- a CDS encoding YtoQ family protein, whose product MMLTVYLSGEIHTDWRDQIAHGARDLNVVFTGPVTDHAASDDCGVAILGAESNKFWHDHKGAKLNAMRTRKGIEEADIVVVRFGEKYKQWNAAFDAGYAAALGKSLIVLHGAEHQHALKEVDAAALAVAQDPSQVVAILTYILSGDLPA is encoded by the coding sequence ATGATGCTAACAGTTTATTTATCTGGTGAAATTCATACAGATTGGCGCGATCAAATCGCGCATGGTGCGCGGGATCTTAATGTTGTGTTTACCGGCCCGGTCACGGATCATGCCGCCAGTGATGATTGCGGCGTTGCCATTTTGGGCGCAGAATCCAACAAGTTTTGGCACGATCACAAAGGCGCAAAGTTGAACGCGATGCGCACCCGTAAAGGCATCGAAGAGGCTGATATTGTGGTGGTTCGCTTTGGCGAGAAATATAAGCAATGGAACGCGGCCTTTGATGCAGGCTATGCGGCCGCTTTGGGAAAATCTTTGATCGTACTGCATGGGGCAGAGCATCAGCATGCGTTGAAAGAAGTCGACGCAGCGGCTCTGGCCGTTGCGCAAGATCCCAGCCAAGTCGTTGCAATATTAACCTATATTCTTTCAGGTGATTTACCGGCTTAA
- the mscL gene encoding large conductance mechanosensitive channel protein MscL, producing the protein MLKEFQGFIAKGNVMDMAVGIIIGAAFTAIVKSMVGDLINPLIGLFLGGVDFSNLFVVLRGEGDFVSLAAAREAGVAVFAYGAFIMAVINFLIIAFVVFMLVRYVNKLKEVQSQAEEIAPAAAPSGPSELDVLIDIRTALQREV; encoded by the coding sequence ATGCTGAAAGAGTTTCAAGGGTTTATTGCCAAAGGCAATGTGATGGATATGGCAGTTGGCATCATTATCGGTGCGGCATTTACAGCGATCGTCAAATCCATGGTAGGGGATTTGATCAACCCGTTGATTGGGCTATTTTTGGGCGGGGTCGACTTTAGTAACTTATTCGTGGTTCTGCGGGGAGAGGGCGATTTCGTATCTCTTGCAGCGGCGCGTGAGGCGGGGGTTGCGGTGTTTGCCTATGGGGCTTTCATCATGGCTGTGATCAATTTTTTGATCATTGCTTTTGTGGTTTTTATGCTGGTGCGTTACGTCAATAAGCTTAAAGAGGTGCAAAGCCAGGCGGAAGAGATCGCGCCCGCTGCCGCGCCTTCAGGGCCGAGCGAATTAGATGTGTTGATCGATATTCGCACGGCCCTTCAGCGGGAGGTCTGA